In Candidatus Vesicomyosocius okutanii, one DNA window encodes the following:
- the glmM gene encoding phosphoglucosamine mutase — protein sequence MDNYFGTDGIRGKVGIEPITADFFLKLGWSVGSVLAQQGKASVIIGKDTRISGYLFESALEAGFLSAGVDVGLLGPMPTPAVAYLTQTYNANAGVVISASHNHFQDNGVKFFSAKGLKFSSQDQSAIENKLTKPMINVGADKIGKAYRHEQPLGRYIEFCKSTFDRTQSLLGLNIIIDCANGATYHIARSVFSELGANIHIINNTPDGFNINERCGATNTKHLQQVVLELKADLGIAFDGDGDRLIMVDENGELVDGDELIFIIAKAWQSQGRLVNNTVVGTKMSNLGMRYALRDLNIQFIEVNVGDRFVMEQMQKSGSILGGEGSGHIICLNKTTSGDGMISALQVLEVLVKSQSSLTQLKQSMNKYTQILINIKIQTQVNLENHTKLQQAQLEVEKMLGSEGRVVIRASGTESLIRIMVEAKNKIIAKKGAKKLSNVFK from the coding sequence TTGGATAATTATTTTGGTACTGATGGTATACGTGGCAAGGTAGGTATAGAGCCAATTACCGCTGATTTTTTTTTAAAATTAGGTTGGTCAGTCGGCTCAGTATTAGCCCAACAAGGCAAAGCTAGTGTTATTATTGGTAAGGACACCCGTATATCTGGCTATTTATTTGAATCTGCACTTGAGGCAGGATTTTTATCTGCTGGTGTTGATGTGGGTTTGTTAGGACCTATGCCAACGCCAGCAGTTGCATATTTAACACAAACTTATAATGCTAATGCTGGAGTAGTAATTAGTGCTTCACATAACCATTTTCAAGATAATGGTGTAAAGTTTTTTTCTGCTAAAGGCCTAAAATTTAGTAGTCAAGACCAAAGTGCAATTGAGAATAAATTAACTAAGCCTATGATTAATGTGGGTGCTGATAAAATTGGTAAGGCTTATAGACATGAACAACCACTTGGGCGTTATATTGAATTTTGTAAATCCACTTTTGATCGAACACAAAGTCTTTTAGGACTTAATATCATTATTGATTGTGCAAATGGCGCAACTTATCACATCGCTAGAAGTGTATTTTCAGAACTGGGTGCAAATATTCATATCATTAATAATACACCAGACGGGTTTAATATTAATGAGCGTTGTGGTGCAACCAATACCAAGCATTTACAACAAGTTGTATTAGAATTAAAAGCAGATTTAGGGATAGCTTTTGATGGAGATGGTGATCGATTAATAATGGTAGATGAAAATGGAGAATTAGTTGACGGAGATGAACTAATATTCATTATCGCTAAAGCTTGGCAATCTCAAGGTAGGTTGGTTAATAATACAGTTGTCGGAACAAAAATGAGCAATCTAGGTATGCGATATGCTCTAAGAGATTTAAATATTCAATTTATTGAGGTTAATGTGGGAGATCGTTTTGTCATGGAGCAAATGCAAAAAAGTGGTTCTATACTAGGAGGCGAAGGTTCAGGGCATATTATATGCTTAAATAAGACAACTTCTGGCGACGGCATGATTTCTGCCTTACAGGTATTGGAAGTATTAGTCAAAAGCCAATCTAGTCTTACTCAGTTAAAACAATCAATGAATAAATACACACAAATTTTAATAAATATCAAAATTCAGACACAAGTTAATTTAGAGAATCATACTAAATTACAACAAGCCCAACTTGAAGTTGAAAAAATGCTTGGTAGTGAAGGAAGGGTAGTGATTCGTGCTTCAGGTACAGAGTCATTAATTAGAATAATGGTTGAAGCCAAAAATAAGATTATTGCTAAAAAAGGTGCTAAAAAACTATCAAATGTTTTTAAATAG
- a CDS encoding sulfite exporter TauE/SafE family protein: protein MYFSNTELFLISLIFLWVGFVRTGFGFGGVSLGLPLMLLIGSSPVYWLPIIGIHLLFFSSLTLFKSIKEVDWCYLKYSLLWIIPPTLFGLFWLLSLSDKVMIVFVYSITIFYSIIWIFNQKLTSYRVWVDKLLLILGGYVTGTSLIGAPLIVAVYIRYVAKKYLRNTLFVLWFILVSIKMSVFIAFGIKIDWQLSLSLIPIAAIGHVVGLKLHQRIIENDDLFRHWVGGILLLISLIGILKVVM, encoded by the coding sequence ATGTATTTTTCTAATACGGAATTATTTTTAATTAGTTTGATTTTCTTGTGGGTAGGATTTGTACGCACCGGGTTCGGATTTGGGGGTGTATCGCTTGGTTTGCCACTAATGTTATTGATAGGTTCATCACCTGTTTATTGGCTACCTATAATTGGAATTCATTTGTTATTTTTTTCATCATTGACTTTATTTAAGTCTATTAAGGAGGTTGATTGGTGTTATCTTAAATATTCACTTTTATGGATTATTCCACCAACTCTGTTTGGGTTATTCTGGCTGTTGTCACTATCTGATAAGGTGATGATTGTGTTTGTGTATTCAATTACGATTTTTTATTCAATTATTTGGATTTTTAACCAAAAACTTACTTCGTATCGGGTGTGGGTAGATAAATTATTATTAATACTAGGTGGTTATGTGACAGGTACTTCGCTGATTGGAGCACCTTTGATTGTAGCTGTATATATTCGTTATGTAGCAAAGAAATATTTGCGTAATACTTTGTTTGTATTATGGTTTATTTTAGTAAGTATTAAAATGAGTGTTTTTATAGCATTTGGAATAAAGATTGACTGGCAATTATCTTTGAGTTTAATTCCTATTGCGGCGATTGGACATGTTGTTGGATTGAAATTACACCAAAGAATTATAGAAAATGACGATTTATTTAGACACTGGGTAGGCGGTATATTATTGCTGATTAGCTTGATTGGTATTTTAAAGGTTGTTATGTAG
- the rsxA gene encoding electron transport complex subunit RsxA, which produces MNEYVLILVSTILVNNFVLVKFLGLCPFMGASRNIDTAIGMGFATTFVLTLASISSYLINTYVLVPFEMEYLRTIAFIVTIAGVVGFTELVVNKTSPTLYQSLGVFLPLITTNCAVLGVALLNVNQDNGFLASGVYGFGVAIGFSFVLVLFSTIRERIDVADVPLTFKGVPIALITAGLMSMAFMGFIGLV; this is translated from the coding sequence ATGAATGAATATGTTTTAATATTGGTGAGTACAATTTTGGTTAATAACTTTGTATTAGTGAAGTTTTTAGGATTATGCCCGTTTATGGGAGCGTCAAGAAACATTGATACCGCGATTGGTATGGGGTTTGCTACGACTTTTGTATTGACTTTAGCAAGTATTTCTAGCTATTTAATTAATACCTATGTTTTAGTTCCATTTGAGATGGAATATTTAAGAACCATTGCTTTTATTGTAACTATTGCGGGTGTGGTTGGGTTTACTGAATTAGTAGTTAACAAAACTTCCCCTACTTTATATCAGTCTTTAGGTGTATTTTTACCATTGATTACGACTAATTGTGCCGTATTGGGTGTGGCATTATTAAATGTTAATCAAGATAATGGGTTTTTAGCATCAGGTGTTTATGGTTTTGGTGTTGCTATTGGATTTTCATTTGTATTGGTATTGTTTTCAACTATCCGTGAGCGAATTGATGTGGCGGATGTGCCATTGACTTTTAAAGGTGTACCTATTGCATTAATTACTGCTGGGCTAATGTCAATGGCATTTATGGGTTTTATTGGACTTGTTTGA
- the rsxB gene encoding electron transport complex subunit RsxB: protein MFDSVLIFSVFTLILGLILGYAGVKFKLKDNPLVNQIDTILPQIQCGQCDYPGCRPYACAIASGEAKINQCPPGGQEVADALAELLGVETLELNAEHGETKPSHVVFVDEQACIGCTLCIQACPVDAFVGASKMMTQVIINECTGCDLCIPVCPVDCIYVKEITPNLITFVSDIIKVKH, encoded by the coding sequence TTGTTTGATTCAGTCTTAATTTTCTCTGTTTTTACTTTAATATTAGGTTTAATTCTTGGGTATGCTGGAGTTAAATTTAAACTAAAGGATAACCCTTTGGTTAATCAAATAGATACGATTTTGCCACAAATTCAATGTGGTCAATGCGATTATCCCGGATGTCGTCCTTATGCGTGCGCAATTGCTAGCGGTGAAGCGAAAATTAATCAATGCCCACCTGGTGGGCAAGAAGTAGCTGATGCTCTAGCAGAACTTTTAGGGGTTGAAACTTTAGAACTTAATGCTGAGCATGGTGAAACTAAGCCTAGCCACGTGGTATTTGTTGATGAACAAGCTTGTATTGGTTGTACTTTGTGTATTCAGGCTTGCCCTGTGGATGCGTTTGTGGGTGCTTCTAAGATGATGACTCAAGTAATTATTAATGAATGTACAGGATGTGATTTGTGTATTCCTGTTTGTCCTGTTGATTGTATTTATGTGAAAGAAATTACTCCAAATTTAATTACATTTGTGTCAGATATTATTAAGGTTAAACATTAG
- the rsxC gene encoding electron transport complex subunit RsxC codes for MSNYSFKGGIVIKNPYLVNKVEIIQASLPKKIILPLQKFDGKAKPCVSVGDYVLVGQVVASTESGFDVSSHASISGVVLSIDTQDIVHKSGFKFQCITIKSDGEDKWIDNKGGNVDFLHYSKETLVGIIQKSGIVGMGGAGFPTHVKINKVLDCHTLIINGTECEPGVMCDDALMQFYPKEIILGIEILLYICGADRAIIAIEDDKQAAYQALLTVNRNDRININQIPTKYTSGAEKLLIKALLDIEILSGGFAINEGIICQNISTTKAVFDAVINHKPLVSRIVTVTGDGVYPNNFEVRLGASFEHLISMTSPNTKEHNYRMGGMMMGIDVVDINMPIGKTTSAIFVNNKVSEPIVQECIRCGQCSEVCPIGLLPQQLYWYIKSKNFEKALNYNLPDCIECACCDYVCPSHIPLVSYFSFAKTFSKQQTIEQNKVNTARERFKYREYRLERNKLERAQVMLDKKKALKEKMAKEQFQKQKITEAIQRVKQAKDKI; via the coding sequence ATGAGTAATTATTCATTTAAAGGTGGAATTGTTATTAAAAATCCTTATTTAGTGAATAAGGTTGAGATTATTCAGGCTTCATTGCCAAAAAAGATAATTTTGCCTTTGCAGAAGTTTGATGGGAAGGCAAAGCCTTGTGTAAGTGTTGGTGATTACGTACTTGTTGGGCAAGTTGTTGCTAGTACCGAGAGTGGTTTTGATGTATCAAGCCATGCTTCAATTTCTGGTGTAGTTTTGAGTATTGATACACAAGATATAGTACACAAGTCAGGATTTAAATTTCAGTGTATTACTATTAAATCTGATGGTGAAGATAAGTGGATAGATAATAAAGGTGGTAATGTTGATTTTTTGCATTACTCAAAGGAAACTCTAGTTGGTATTATTCAAAAATCAGGTATTGTAGGAATGGGTGGTGCTGGGTTTCCAACCCATGTTAAGATAAATAAGGTTCTTGATTGTCATACTTTGATTATCAATGGTACTGAATGTGAACCAGGCGTTATGTGTGATGATGCTTTGATGCAATTTTATCCAAAAGAAATTATTCTTGGCATAGAAATTCTATTATATATTTGTGGTGCAGATCGTGCTATTATTGCTATTGAGGATGATAAACAAGCAGCTTATCAAGCGTTATTAACTGTTAACCGTAATGATAGGATTAATATTAATCAAATTCCAACTAAGTATACCTCTGGTGCTGAGAAGTTACTCATTAAGGCGCTACTTGATATTGAAATTTTATCAGGGGGTTTTGCTATTAATGAAGGTATTATTTGCCAAAATATATCCACCACTAAAGCAGTATTTGATGCAGTTATTAATCATAAACCATTAGTATCACGTATTGTTACGGTGACGGGAGATGGTGTTTATCCAAATAACTTTGAAGTTCGTTTAGGCGCATCATTTGAGCATCTTATTTCAATGACCAGTCCTAATACAAAAGAACATAATTATCGTATGGGTGGTATGATGATGGGTATTGATGTTGTTGATATTAATATGCCTATTGGTAAAACTACTAGTGCTATTTTTGTTAATAATAAAGTGTCTGAACCTATTGTTCAGGAATGTATTCGTTGTGGTCAATGTTCAGAAGTTTGTCCTATTGGATTGCTTCCACAACAACTTTATTGGTATATTAAAAGTAAGAATTTTGAAAAAGCTTTGAATTATAATTTACCTGATTGTATTGAATGCGCTTGTTGTGATTATGTTTGTCCAAGTCATATACCATTAGTGAGTTATTTTTCTTTTGCTAAGACGTTTAGTAAGCAACAAACTATAGAACAGAATAAAGTTAATACTGCTAGAGAAAGATTTAAATATAGAGAGTATCGTCTTGAACGTAACAAGCTTGAACGTGCACAGGTGATGCTAGATAAGAAAAAAGCTCTAAAAGAAAAAATGGCAAAAGAGCAGTTTCAAAAACAAAAAATCACTGAGGCAATACAGAGAGTAAAACAAGCAAAGGATAAAATTTGA
- a CDS encoding RnfABCDGE type electron transport complex subunit D: MMRQVIYALALGIVVSYYFFGWGIVLQIVLGVITAVAVESAFLAFRGRDIISSISDGSIILTAILLAISIPNIAPWWVIIVGISFAIIFGKQLYGGLGNNLFNPAMLGYVFLLISYPLQMSTWPINFLSFDQALEVVFNLSNIDAISGATRLDEIKNSLSLSNSIKQLEIHFPSQVWINVGFFFGGLYLLFRKIISWHIPVSFLVGIVITSVLLWISNVDLYIPMQNHIMLGGTMLGAFFIATDPVSASTTINGRIIYGFLIGVLIVIIRTFGGYPDGIAFAVLLMNMTVPLIDVYTQPKVFGQ, from the coding sequence ATGATGCGTCAAGTGATTTATGCATTAGCGTTAGGTATAGTTGTATCTTATTATTTCTTCGGTTGGGGTATTGTATTACAAATAGTGCTAGGTGTAATAACAGCTGTTGCAGTTGAATCAGCATTTTTAGCATTTAGAGGGCGTGATATTATTAGTTCAATTAGTGATGGTTCAATAATACTCACAGCAATCTTATTAGCTATCTCCATTCCTAATATTGCACCATGGTGGGTGATAATAGTAGGAATTAGTTTTGCGATTATTTTTGGTAAGCAATTATACGGTGGTTTGGGTAATAATCTATTTAATCCAGCTATGTTAGGGTATGTATTTTTGCTGATTTCTTATCCATTACAAATGAGTACTTGGCCAATTAATTTTTTAAGCTTTGATCAAGCCTTAGAGGTGGTATTTAATTTAAGTAATATTGATGCAATTAGTGGCGCAACTAGACTAGATGAAATAAAGAATAGCTTATCATTGTCAAACTCAATTAAACAATTAGAAATACATTTTCCCTCACAGGTATGGATTAATGTAGGGTTCTTTTTTGGAGGACTATATTTATTATTTAGAAAAATTATTTCTTGGCATATTCCTGTTTCGTTTTTAGTAGGTATTGTGATAACTTCAGTATTGTTGTGGATAAGTAATGTAGATTTATATATACCTATGCAAAATCATATTATGTTAGGTGGTACAATGCTAGGTGCATTTTTTATTGCAACTGATCCAGTTTCAGCTAGCACAACGATAAACGGTAGAATAATTTATGGTTTTTTAATTGGAGTGCTCATTGTTATTATACGTACTTTTGGTGGTTATCCTGATGGAATTGCCTTTGCTGTACTGTTAATGAATATGACTGTACCATTGATTGATGTTTATACACAACCTAAGGTATTTGGGCAATAA
- a CDS encoding RnfABCDGE type electron transport complex subunit G produces the protein MRVILKSGALLFVFTVVSIFFVSLTQIKTKDIIIYNEKQLLIQRLGELVSGYSNDILLDKYSKTLKLHGILQNINIYPVKKNHQIFSYLIEHTYPNGYNGDIRLLTGVGIDKKLLGVRVIMHKETPGLGDKIELKKSNWIEQFFGLSLLNPVKKNWKVKRDGGIFDTFTGATITPRAIVTATYQVLELLNEPCILSKKPCN, from the coding sequence TTGCGTGTTATTTTAAAGTCAGGGGCGCTATTGTTTGTATTCACAGTAGTGAGTATATTTTTTGTTTCGCTTACACAAATCAAGACCAAGGATATTATCATTTATAATGAAAAGCAATTACTAATTCAACGTTTAGGTGAATTGGTTAGTGGTTATAGTAATGATATATTACTAGATAAATATTCTAAAACACTTAAATTACATGGTATATTGCAAAATATTAATATTTATCCAGTAAAAAAGAATCATCAGATATTTTCCTATTTGATTGAACACACTTATCCTAATGGTTATAATGGAGATATTCGTTTATTAACAGGTGTTGGTATTGATAAAAAGCTCCTGGGTGTCCGTGTTATAATGCATAAAGAAACCCCGGGTTTAGGTGATAAAATAGAGCTAAAAAAATCAAATTGGATTGAACAATTTTTTGGTCTTTCCCTTTTAAACCCAGTTAAGAAAAATTGGAAAGTAAAACGAGACGGGGGTATATTTGATACCTTCACTGGTGCAACTATCACCCCACGTGCTATTGTTACTGCAACTTATCAAGTCTTAGAATTACTAAATGAACCTTGTATACTTAGCAAAAAACCATGCAATTAA
- the queA gene encoding tRNA preQ1(34) S-adenosylmethionine ribosyltransferase-isomerase QueA, giving the protein MQLKDFDFDLPASLIAQHPIKNRTDSRLLIKRSSIIDIQFNQIGDFFQSGDLLIMNNTKVIPARLFGTKETGGKVEIMIERILDENQVLAMIKASRAPKIGSCIFLENDVNIIVYQKDNGFYTLIFETDSLFDLLNNIGHTPLPPYIKRTNNVQDLSRYQTVYAQKDGAVAAPTAGLHFDDSLLAQLKIQGIDHLFVTLHIGSGTFTPIRTDNIKNHVMHSEIFEISQVTVDRINLTKANGGRIIAVGTTTVRVLESSLKNGKLIAQNGETDIFIYPSYQFRIVDSLITNFHLPKSSLLMLVSAFIGRDKMLELYKHAIEQKYKFLSYGDAMFLEKNNDL; this is encoded by the coding sequence ATGCAATTAAAAGATTTTGATTTTGATTTACCAGCTTCTCTTATTGCTCAGCATCCTATTAAAAATAGAACAGATTCACGACTTTTGATCAAAAGATCAAGCATCATAGATATACAATTTAACCAAATTGGTGATTTTTTTCAATCAGGCGACTTATTGATAATGAATAATACAAAAGTTATTCCTGCACGCTTGTTTGGAACAAAAGAAACAGGCGGTAAAGTTGAAATTATGATTGAACGTATCTTGGATGAAAACCAAGTACTTGCAATGATTAAAGCCAGTAGAGCGCCCAAGATTGGTAGTTGTATTTTCTTAGAAAACGATGTTAATATAATAGTATATCAAAAAGATAATGGTTTTTATACACTAATATTTGAAACTGATTCCTTGTTTGATTTACTTAATAATATCGGCCATACCCCACTACCTCCTTATATTAAAAGAACAAATAATGTACAAGATTTAAGTCGTTATCAAACTGTTTATGCACAAAAAGATGGTGCAGTGGCAGCTCCAACTGCAGGTCTACATTTTGATGATAGTTTATTAGCACAATTAAAAATACAAGGTATCGATCACTTATTCGTTACATTACATATTGGTTCAGGTACATTTACTCCTATCAGAACTGATAACATTAAAAACCATGTAATGCACAGTGAGATATTTGAAATTAGTCAAGTAACTGTTGATAGAATTAATCTAACTAAAGCAAATGGTGGACGTATTATTGCAGTTGGAACAACTACTGTAAGGGTTTTAGAGTCTAGTTTGAAAAATGGTAAACTTATTGCTCAGAATGGTGAGACTGATATTTTTATCTACCCCAGTTATCAGTTCAGAATTGTGGATAGTTTGATCACTAATTTTCATTTGCCAAAATCTTCATTATTAATGTTAGTAAGTGCTTTTATTGGACGTGATAAAATGCTTGAACTTTATAAACACGCTATTGAGCAAAAATATAAATTTCTCTCTTATGGTGATGCCATGTTCTTGGAAAAAAATAATGATTTATGA
- the sucD gene encoding succinate--CoA ligase subunit alpha gives MSILIDKNTRVITQGFTGKQGTFHSKQSIIYGTQIVGGVTPNKGGQRHLNLPVFNTTKEAINETLANASIIYVPPRFAYASILEAIETNIPVIACITEGIPVQDMLKIKAILKKSDSTLIGPNCPGVITPDECKLGIMPGNIHKAGSVGVISRSGTLTYEAVHQTTLVGLGQSTCIGIGGDPIQGMDFIDCLALFETDSQTKSIVMIGEIGGSTEEEAAEYIQSNISKPVISYIAGLNVPQGKRMGHSGAVISAGTGKAIDKIKALRKVGVAIAPTPTSIGETLLEILE, from the coding sequence ATGAGTATTCTAATTGACAAAAATACACGCGTTATTACACAAGGATTTACAGGAAAACAAGGAACATTTCACTCTAAGCAATCCATTATTTATGGCACACAAATTGTTGGTGGAGTAACCCCAAATAAAGGCGGACAAAGACATTTAAACTTGCCTGTTTTTAACACAACTAAAGAGGCTATTAATGAAACACTCGCTAATGCTAGCATAATTTATGTACCACCACGCTTTGCTTACGCCTCAATACTTGAAGCAATTGAGACGAACATTCCTGTGATTGCTTGTATAACCGAAGGTATTCCCGTACAAGATATGCTTAAAATTAAAGCTATTTTAAAAAAATCAGATTCAACTTTGATTGGTCCTAACTGTCCAGGTGTTATTACACCTGATGAGTGCAAATTAGGAATTATGCCTGGCAATATTCATAAAGCTGGCAGTGTTGGGGTGATATCACGCTCAGGTACATTAACCTATGAAGCCGTACATCAAACTACATTAGTAGGATTAGGGCAAAGCACCTGTATTGGAATTGGTGGTGATCCCATTCAAGGGATGGATTTTATTGACTGTCTAGCTCTATTTGAAACAGACTCGCAAACCAAGTCTATCGTTATGATAGGTGAAATTGGTGGATCAACCGAAGAGGAAGCAGCAGAATATATTCAATCTAACATCTCTAAACCTGTGATTTCTTATATTGCAGGCTTAAATGTGCCACAAGGCAAGCGTATGGGACATTCGGGTGCAGTTATTAGTGCTGGCACTGGCAAGGCGATCGATAAAATCAAAGCTTTAAGAAAAGTCGGCGTAGCAATTGCGCCAACACCCACAAGTATTGGTGAAACATTACTTGAAATATTAGAATGA
- the sucC gene encoding ADP-forming succinate--CoA ligase subunit beta: MHIHEYQAKTLFNHKHIQTPKGILIYSVDQASDACKTLGGSIWVVKAQIHAGGRGKGGGIILCRSIEEVKNACSQLLNSQLITPQTYAKGLPVSQLLIEIGENITHEFYLGLLIDRQTKKITVLASTKGGMDIEKVARKTPNQIIKFGINPLGHLSVQDCAFMAKKLDLHFKFTKQFNNILLGLYEIFTQKDVNLIEINPLVITKENKLLALDGKIDFDDNALYRHKDIIALRDISQEDEKERLANIYHLNYISLNGTIGCMVNGAGLAMATMDLIEHFGGSPANFLDVGGDTTADRVAKAFELIQTEENIKGILVNIFGGIVHCDLIAQGILQAIEKVRLTLPIVVRLEGTNATDGLKLLDKAKVDIHTESDLNKATIKIIKLAK, translated from the coding sequence ATGCATATACACGAATACCAAGCTAAAACATTATTTAACCACAAACACATTCAAACCCCTAAAGGTATTCTTATTTATAGTGTTGACCAAGCTAGCGATGCTTGCAAAACTTTAGGGGGTAGTATTTGGGTTGTGAAAGCTCAAATTCATGCAGGAGGACGTGGAAAGGGTGGTGGTATTATTTTATGTCGTAGCATTGAAGAAGTTAAGAATGCATGTAGTCAATTATTAAATTCACAACTTATTACTCCACAAACATATGCTAAAGGATTACCAGTTAGTCAGTTATTAATTGAAATAGGGGAGAATATTACACATGAATTTTATCTTGGTTTGTTGATAGATAGACAAACGAAAAAAATCACTGTTTTAGCCTCTACTAAAGGTGGTATGGATATAGAAAAGGTTGCCAGAAAAACTCCTAATCAGATTATTAAATTTGGCATTAACCCACTGGGGCATTTATCTGTACAAGATTGTGCTTTTATGGCTAAAAAACTAGACCTTCACTTTAAATTTACTAAGCAGTTTAACAATATTCTTTTAGGTTTATATGAAATCTTTACTCAAAAAGATGTTAATTTGATTGAAATTAATCCGCTTGTTATTACTAAAGAAAACAAACTATTAGCACTTGATGGAAAGATTGATTTTGATGATAATGCACTATATCGACATAAAGATATTATTGCGTTACGTGATATATCACAAGAAGATGAAAAAGAAAGGCTTGCTAATATATATCATCTTAATTATATTTCACTTAATGGAACAATTGGTTGCATGGTGAATGGGGCAGGACTAGCAATGGCTACGATGGATTTAATTGAGCATTTTGGTGGCTCGCCTGCTAATTTTTTAGATGTAGGAGGGGACACAACTGCTGACAGGGTTGCTAAAGCCTTTGAACTCATTCAAACCGAGGAAAATATTAAAGGTATATTAGTAAATATTTTTGGAGGTATTGTGCATTGTGATTTAATTGCACAAGGCATATTACAAGCAATTGAAAAAGTGAGATTGACCTTGCCAATTGTGGTGCGCCTAGAAGGCACTAATGCCACTGATGGACTTAAATTACTAGATAAAGCAAAGGTAGACATTCATACTGAATCTGATTTAAACAAAGCTACTATAAAAATTATAAAACTAGCAAAATGA
- the efp gene encoding elongation factor P: MDKYSINQFKNGLKLMLDSNPCSILNNEIVKPGKGQAFNRVKFKDLITGKTLIKTFKSGEFLEGADVMELDLQYLYNDGNAWNFMDPHSFEQYIIDGITVSSVKGYLVEQDICIVTLWNDNPISITPPNHVILEVFDTDPGLKGDTIGASGKPATMNTGVVLQVPLFVSIGDKVKVDTRINEYAGRA; the protein is encoded by the coding sequence ATGGATAAATATTCTATTAACCAATTCAAAAACGGCTTAAAACTTATGTTAGATAGTAATCCTTGTTCGATTCTAAATAATGAAATTGTCAAGCCTGGTAAGGGACAGGCATTTAACCGAGTTAAGTTTAAAGATTTAATTACTGGTAAAACACTCATTAAAACCTTTAAGTCTGGTGAGTTTTTAGAAGGTGCTGATGTGATGGAATTAGATTTACAATATCTTTATAATGATGGTAATGCATGGAATTTTATGGATCCACATTCATTTGAGCAATATATCATTGATGGTATTACTGTGAGTAGTGTTAAGGGTTATTTGGTTGAGCAGGATATATGTATAGTTACGCTATGGAATGATAATCCTATTTCAATTACACCACCTAATCATGTTATTCTTGAAGTGTTTGATACTGATCCAGGTTTAAAAGGCGATACTATAGGTGCAAGTGGTAAACCGGCTACAATGAACACAGGAGTTGTGTTACAAGTACCTCTTTTTGTTAGTATTGGTGATAAAGTGAAAGTAGATACACGTATTAATGAATATGCAGGGCGTGCATAA